The following is a genomic window from Nymphaea colorata isolate Beijing-Zhang1983 chromosome 3, ASM883128v2, whole genome shotgun sequence.
AGGACAGGCCTCGTCCTTCTTAAAAGGGCAACAAGGCACCCTTGAGGCCGTGTCATTTTGATGCAGGTGGAGTAATAAAAGTGTCTGgatttttattattgttattttgtttggatccagatccagggATCCGCTTTAGGCTATATAAAGACGTGTCCTTTTCATATTCTCTTTGATTTCCTTAGTTCAATTTAGGTATTGACCGTGGGTTAGAGAAGCAGTCCTCATCCCCACTGCGTCACCTTTTAAGGAGGACTAGATAAGGAAAATAGCAGTTTTCCtttaaggaaaaggaaaaaggaaaaacaaagagggaaaaacaaaaggaaagtgGAGGGAAAAATGAGAAAGGCAGTCTTTCTTTTAAGAAGAGGTTGAATGcgagagaaaaaagaataagaaaagggAAATACAAAAAGGCGgaaggaaaaacgaaaaaagggagagaaagaaaaactaagAGCCAGAGACAAAAAAGGATGCAGTCAGTAACACCTGACTCGCATTGACCAAGTCAGGTGACATACCGACAATGAATCCGCACCAGCATCATGTCAATGCAGCTGATTTGGCGCGccaaaaagtttcaaattttgtgcTTTATATGtcaatgatgatgaagatgtcTGAGATAACTATGATGAAGATGTCTGAGATAACTTTCTCAAATGATCAAGTCAAAATCCAGATTTTGCCATTTCCTTGATAAATACTATCCCCCAATAATAGCCTAACAACCTTTGAAAAGTTGCAGGTGAAAATATGTTGGCTTAGATCATGATCAAACTACATTACCAAGACAAGTTACCCAAGTACTCCAGAAGCATGTGAAAGGATTCCCTGAGAATAATCATCATTCAAAACTTACTAGTAGTCAATCAAATTGCATAGATATCATATGCAAGATCCACAAAATTAGTAGGATCACACTATCAAGAATCGCAAGACCAGATGCCACCTGCATAGGTAAAAAAATCTGCCATATGGATAACTACATTCACATTGTTTATAATTATATCTTGTTGCCAAACAATTAGACATCTACTCACGTCattatatttcctttttctcctgaAGGTAGAAGATAAATCCTATTATTCTCTAGTTTGATATATTACTCCcaatattttgaagtttttactAACTCGGAAAAGAAACAGCTGAATTTCCATTTGCCCAAGCAGGATGTGCCCTGTGCATGTCTGAGCAACCAGTTTCTCAAGAATATTCTCATTCTATACAATGTTGAATATGCCCAATTAATAAATGTCCAGACGATCGTCAAATTCTTACTCATAAGCAGATAAAACACATTCAAATCATGCCGATCATAAAATACATAACCAACTCCTTCCTACATTTGCACTGAAACAGCACAATCAACCACTTTATCAACATTAGTTCAAAAATGAATCTTGAAAACTAATACAAAATTGATTGCGTTACAAGAAAAACTTCTGGCATTCACGAGAACCACAATTCATTTCCTACCATTTAAGAAAACAACGATCAAACCAACCATGCAATTACAcggaagaaacaaataaaagagaaagagggagagtcACCAGAGTCCATGTGTCTCTTGGGCACTGCTTTTCCGGTTGAGGAAGGATCCGTCCGGTACTTGGGTAGTGCTTTTCCTGCCTTCTCCGCCATTGTTGAAAGGCTACTGAAGACTCAGGACACTCAAcaattccagaatcaaaattccacctcaaactGGAATTGGAATTAAAATTCCAGTTCCAGTTTCTTTATGTTTGATAGcctaaaattttgattccagaattgaaAAAGACCTGTTTGATGAAAAGGGAATTAGTTACCCAGAATTATGCAGCCAGTGGATTCATTTGAAACTCTGCAGACTTCTTGCATAAACCCATAACTCCACTGAGCAATTCAAAGAtccaataggaaaaaaaaaaaaacagggaTGATAATTCAAACAATTGTCTCACTCTCACACGCACACAAAAAGAGAGTCATTAATGATTAACTGCTACAGCTATTTGAAGATATCAAATGTCTAGTACATGCATCAGATCTGTTCTCCAATGCAGGCAATATATCTAGAGGTCATTATCGAAAAGTAGAATGGGTGAAATTCGTTACTGGAGACTCACTATACAGAAGTAAAGGATTGCAAAATTGCCATTACGACCATTCGGTGTTGCTGTGTGATAAATTTCAGGTAGGAAATACTACAACGCAAGGACCtttaacaaaaatgcattttaaacaCATTGAACTCCAATAGATGCACAATATTCTGTCATGGAGGCACCATGAGCTACTAAGGTATCAACAATAAACATACACCAGCAAGCAGCAAACTGATGCATTACACTGTTCCAATTGTTAGaactgagaaagaaaaagagacggGGATTAAGAAAACAGCAGACTACATGGATTTGAAAGCCATTAACACTTAACAGTGAACTCCAAGGACTATATTGTTGACTGAGACTTGAGTACTTTTACTGTCTTACACATAAGTACCAAACACAAGATTTACATGATGCTGAGAATACATTGTTCCAAATTTCCAATTgttacaaagaaaaagagagaaagattagGAAACCGCAGATTTACATGGCTTTGAAAGCCAGTAACAGAAAACTCCAAGGACTGCATTGTTGATTACCTTACCCTTACACATAAAGTACCAAAGACAAGATTTGCATGACCCTGAGAATGTATTTAGCAGTTTTTCAACTGATTGCTCATGGCCGAAAAATTATTGTCGATCATATGGAAACCACTCAGACAAATGCGACATGCATACTGTTCTCTGTAACCAGTACCCAGACATGGATGATCAAGTGCTATCTTGTCATTTGTTTTCTTACTGATACTACTGATACTTCTCACATGCTTATTGAGAAGAAACACAACAGATTTATCAAAGGCATCATTTATACAGTATACACAACAGAGGCAGAATGATCAACACCGTATATATAATTCAGCATATTTTAGAGACGTTGTTCTGTTTTGTGCATCGATCTACAAGAAGAAGGTTATGAAAACAACACAGTATATATAAATGCAGCTAAAGCAGAACGACCAACACAGCATATACGACGCAATAGAAACAGTCTACAGATGAAGCAcgactacaaaaaaaaaaaaaagtgtatataCAATTCCCCCGTTCGCGTCCGGCATGGTAGCCCTGGAAGGGTCCAAACTTTTTTGCAAGGTGGGGCAGCCATAGCCGACGCAGCGCCTCCAGCATCggtggaaaagagagagaacgagagagattgtgggggaaaaaaaaaagaagaatagaaagacaaagaaagggGCTCCAGTCAGGAGGGCCTCCCTGGGTCGGCCATGGCCGACGTAGCGCGCgagcgcgcgcgagagagagagagtggtatACCTCTCTGCGAATGGGTGACGGCGAGGGAAGCTGCGGGTGGAAGCTGTAGGGGGAAGACGCGACTTGTCAGTGAAAAAGGTGAAGACCCTTCACGGGGAGGACTGGACGAAGAAGAAGCCGCGAAAGGATGACGGCGATGCAAAAGGCAGAAAAATGGAAGCTGCAAGAGAAGGCAATCCGCGGGAGAACAATGGAAGATGCGGAAGAAGGCACTTCGcgggagaaaaagaggaagaccCTTCGTGGTacggaattttgatttaaggaCCGATCCCGGAGTTTTGATTCCCCGTCTGTTTGATCAATTTCCATTTACTCAAATACTGGAATTTCTATAGTTCTTTCCAAACACCTTCTAGAGTCGGTCACTCGTACCTCTGTTGTCCTCGTGACTTACTTGTGCAAGTAGATTTATCCCACTGCTAATTTTTTAGGGCGAATTTGGTAATAAAAATACTATACTTTTTGCATAACAGTGTTTTATAAATGTGCCTTCATTaaatatactttaaaaaaaacacattattcTTGTTACCAAATATTCCTCTACAATCTGTCATATCTGTTCATTATATTTTCAACGTTATTATATATTATGAAAGTGATACTCCTTTTTACGTATCACATATAGTATCATGGGATTGTTTGGCATTCATAACGGATTGTTATTGTACAATGAATCTATTCCAAAATTTGatgcagatttataaaacattatGTTACAAAGTTTAGTGAATGTGCCTCAACTTTTGAGAAtagtaacaatttgttgttACTAGTGCTAAAGGCTTTTCAAAACTTTACATACAGTGTTTATTTTTATAGAAACGATAGTTATTCGGTTTTCTTAAGCTAAACGGATGATAGACTTATAGGGGTCCGTCCCAGAATATGATATTAGTAAACTGAACCATAGTCGATTTCCATAAGAACTGACGGCTGTGTTGGCGCCGAAGTGTGGCACCGATGCCACCCGTAAAGCTCAGGGAATGCCCCTGGCAAAATTCAACGTATAATCAGGGATTCATATATATCGAAATTTCAACATCCACCAGATTCATTGAAAGGGAAGAGCGGTTCTAGATCATAGTTGCATCCTCGTTTAGCGataattaaattttcttttaaaatcagggATCGCTCCGTCCAAATCATTGACATACCTATGTCTGATTTAAGAATCACGAGTTAGAAAATATCACGTTTTCTTATAAAATCACAATCATATGCCCATTGGGAGTTGTTTGGCAACTAGAACATGACTTATATACCATCCCATGGAGCAATATCCGGGAGTAACAGAAATTCTGAATTTTAAGCGTGAAAGGAGCTATACATATCCACGAGAAACCAAAATCAGGCTTAATGCCATTGATTGAACAGGTTGAATATTTTCTAACAGTAATAAATCACATGGCTTTCAATAACGATTTAAGTTTTACAGTTTACTAGGCCAAAAGGAATCCACAAAATAAACCATAGATGTATATCCCAGTACGAAATCAGCCTCAATGCGATCGACAAGAGGTTGaagaatttttaaaacaaaagaaaaatcacatgGCCTTCAATAAGGATTTAAATCTTACAGTTGGTCAGGTCAAAAGGAATATACAAAGAAATTGTAGATGTATACGCCAGGCCAAAGTTTACAGAATTTTCAAGAGTTGAACTTCGAACACGAGCGGCTCATTCGAATGTGAAAGAATTCTCCTTCGATGCCCAAACTGCTCAAGGCGAGAAGATTGACCAGAAGTTACCAGAGCGTGTGAATTATATAATCCAGAAAAGCAACAAAGAAAACTGGAGACAAATTCTAagaaatgaataatttagaaaaacaaataaataaaaacggAGAACATATCAGCCGAAGACCATAATATGTCTACTGCTTACCCAATCATATATTATTCAGAACAGTCCATTTTTAAAATAAGGAAAACTAAATCCTAtcaggaagaagaaaaacaattcaaCCGGCATGATCAGTCAGTCCGACTCTGACTAGTATCTATTCTTTTTAAATGCCAAGTTGTCAAGATCAAAAGTCAGACAGGGTCGTTCAAGACTCTAAAACTACAACTAGTCAACTATCAGAATAATGTAATACACAGATCAAACCAGTAATACCAAAAAGCAGAATAAGCCGACGGCCTCTCGAGGTAAACAAGGCATACTAACTCCATCAAACTGGTATGTGTAAATATGTCTAGTTTACATGTGCCTGTGCACACATGACTTAGCACATGTGCatgagagaaggagggagggagtGCCGACTACCATGCGTTATTGGGTGTTACAGGAACAACACTATGCAAAGCTTAAGTTGGGAAACAATGTGGCAGGGCTGGCGCATGATTCAGGCTCTTCACCTTAGTGCCTTTCACTAACAGCAGTAAAAATTCCAAAGCTTTCTATAGAGAATATCAaggttaattttaaaaattcaagcTTTCAAGGTCTTTCCTTTTGCCAGTGAAGTTCTAGACAAGTTACCCCATTGCGCTTTCAAAGTAACTATACCAAAAAGAGaggcaaaaggaaaaagaatcacCTCATCCGGTATTGGTTGCAAGTTTTCATTTGTATATCCAACATTAGGTGGTATCACTGCTCTCCTCTTCCCTGCACCGATAAATGCCACGAAGGTTCCATAACTTAGTATCTCATACCgcaaaagaagacaaaagatGATGCAGCTTAAATTATTATGCAAGCCCCAGGAAATAGGAAATAAACGCTCGTGAACTACTGAACTGCATATCCTGTAAACAGAGTGTAGCATGCCCACTGCCCTGGACTTGTTTTCATAAGTGATTGTCACATTTTGATGACTGATCTATCCAGATATGGAGTTGCAAAACATGACTAGCCAACACCAACAAACAAGAAACATGtgaattgaaaataaagaaggCACGAGGCTAGAAGATTAAAGCACATAATTCatttgaacaagaaaaaccACAGGGTGAGAAATATAAAGTGTACCTCCAACCTTCATGCCAACTAGAATCTCCTTCAAGCCCTTAATAatctgaaacagaaaaaaaaaaaaaaaagcaagggaACCTCCACAATTACTCGAAATTGATTAAAGAGCTAAAAACGATACATGGAAAATTCTTTTACTCATGTAACGGTgagtaaaaaaaattgcagaaacaCACGGACAACTTGCAGTTCTACACTTATGAGACAGAAATTGGAATCTAATTTCCCATAAAccgtatgttttttttttttcttttaattatttggCTACTTTAAATTACAAAGAGAAAATTAACTTTAGCACtataaaaagaagttgaaacCAGAAAGTACTAACCTACCTTATCATCTAAAGGAAGTATTATCGGATTGCTTTCACCAGTAAATTGATCTACGGTGCTGCATTAGTTATAAAATGCAAAAGAGTCCGTCACAGTTATACGAGAGAGCCTCAAAGAATACCCTTTGAAATGGTgaataatataataaaataacagCTGATTGAGTTGACCACCTATGTACAAAATATCCATTTGAACGCCGGCAAACATAATTAACCTTGACCAAATCCCCTTCATGAGCTTCAGGTCCCATTCCTTCGATCATGTCTTACATGATAAATAATAATACAATCAGAATGCCAACTATTATAGGAAGACACATAACTTTAAGAGTATAATGAAAGGTGCGCAAATAACATGCAGAACATTAGCATCTTTGCAGATTAACTTCCTAAGAAATCATCTGCCTAATCGATTGTAGCCCGACCAGTCAAAATGATCCAGCAGCAAAACAGAAATCCTCAACGACAACTGTAATAAAAGTGCTACCATAATGAAGAAGTATGTATCAGTCTTCACAGGCCATAGATAACGAGGAAACATGATTATGTAAATGCTGATCTTACCTAGAAATTTAACTCCGCTGGTCATTTTTCTTGGCCTGGAGACTTCAAAAAACAAAGTTGATAGATAAAAGAGGAGATTATGATAGCTAGCGgtagaacaaataaaaaaagaaactgatagCACCTGCTCGTATTAGTGAGTTCAAATCTTGAAATTCAATTATAGCAGGGAAAACATTCACAGAATTGAAAAGCTAATGGCTAACCGGATTGTCTCAGTATCTGCCATCTCTGCCAACGGCTCAGCAATGGTGGAGCACTTATATAATAGTGCAGAACTTAATCCAACTGATCCCAGAAGAAAAATCCTCTTCGGCACTCTACAGCTAATTTTCATAGGAATTTGACTACTCAACTCCTTAGCAAGAGTATTTCCAACCCTAGCATCCTCCGAAGCCCCAAGTCTGAGCAAAAGAACAGCACGACTGGTATGATTTGCATACTAGAATTACAAAGAGTTTATTTCGATAAGCAAATTATTTTGAAAGACAAAGATCCTTGCCAAATGTTCACATTATTAGTGAAttaaccaaaaaagaaaaaggaatagcaatGAAATTGTTGCGCTATGTAGCCAAAAAGCACAGTGAAACCCAAAATTAGGGTTTGGGTTTAACTTTTTTTCCCGCCAAAAGTTCACAGACCGATTCACGATTGTGATTGAATCTCCGACCTTATTGCCTCCTGTCTTTGTTCATGTATTGCAAACTGCTCTCTGttcattttttgcaattttcgTGTATGGGATGAATTCTGAAACAAGCAATACCTACGCGAAACAACTACCCATCCACAAAGAAGCATTTTCCTCCAAATGAGCCTGGATTGTGACAGTCCGCTCTCAGTGGTCAGAATTTGCAGAAGCAAAAATGCAGAAAGATAATATTATCTAGGAAAAAGGATTTGCAAGAATTTGCTCTGCCATTCCTTTAACTGAataattggttttttttcttttcttttgaacaaaATTAAGATTCCCAAATTAAGAACATATACCCACAACCCTTAACTTCAGGTTATTCACGCTCTTGCAACCGCCAAAAGGGAGATCATATAAGAAACTGGGTAAGAAGCATACAACTTCCACGAGACAGACAAATTCCTTTTCTGCAAGGAATCGTCTTCGATAGAAAATTTTTGGGGAAAACCAGAACGGAAAAAAACCGAACCAGAAAGAATAAAGCAAAGCGCAAGCCTGACCTTGGAAGGAATGAAAGGCCGCTGATAGACATCAGTGCTTTCGCTAGCAAACTCTCCATCACCATACCAGAGAGATAAAGATatgagtgagagagggagggaggaagagagcaGATAAGGCGGAAGCGAACGCGCCAATATTTGGGTATCCGTTCTCCACGTAGAGCGGCAAGACGAGGCACAAAAATATCGGCAGAATTTCTGAAAATATCTCGAATTTTTCGCTAGCTTTATATTATCGGAGTTTCTGAATCTTGCGAAACGTTTTGCATTTCCTCGGTGTTTCCTGCAGGGTGGGAGGTTCGAAAAACttgaacaattttcattttaacactATGTAAAGTCCAGTGTTCCTCTTACCAGTCTCTCCAGTCTCCATCTGTAAATTACATGCCTAAATTTGTAATGGCGAGAGAAATACAACGACATACCAGGAAAATACAAAACTTCGGGAGACTTTGTTACAACGGCGATCTGGTTCTCCTCGAAATGCTCTTTGAAAAACTCTCAGAAGATGAAACTAAGATCCACCACAGACAGTTAAAGAATCCTCACAGAACCTGTTTGTAGAATCTTCCATCGTCTGTTCTGAACGAATCTTGGACGATTATACTGACACCACCTTTCCCTCTCCCCCTTCCCAATGCTATTCACCATTTCATGAGACACACCATTCAAATTCAGCAGCTTGAGGGTGGCCAGTCTGCGAACTCCTTCACCCACCCTCCTAAAATCAGGACACTCGCAGATTGACAATGTTTGAAGGTTTGGCAGGGCTCCTTCCTCCACAACAATGCTTCGCAAGTTTGCGAGATTCATGATGATCAGAGTCTTGAGCTTAAGGAAAATGCTTGTGTAGCATCGGAGTTCTGTCCCGTCGTAGGCGTCATAAAGTTTGAGCCACAGCAAATTTGGCGGTGATTTCAAAGAGAAGAATGGGTTTTGGGCTAAATTGGAGAAGTACAAGCCTAACTTCATCCATGGAGGCAACCTCTCCAAGTGCCCTAACAACCAGACATCCTCAAGATATGGTGGAGATGACACCAAGGATTCCAAATGTAGAGGCTCATCTTCACTGATCGAGGATATATCCAGAGAAAAAAGGCTTGTCGTTTTCTTAATTGAAT
Proteins encoded in this region:
- the LOC116249551 gene encoding peptidyl-prolyl cis-trans isomerase FKBP16-1, chloroplastic, encoding MVMESLLAKALMSISGLSFLPRLGASEDARVGNTLAKELSSQIPMKISCRVPKRIFLLGSVGLSSALLYKCSTIAEPLAEMADTETIRPRKMTSGVKFLDMIEGMGPEAHEGDLVKVNYVCRRSNGYFVHSTVDQFTGESNPIILPLDDKIIKGLKEILVGMKVGGKRRAVIPPNVGYTNENLQPIPDEFGHRRRILSHSNEPLVFEVQLLKIL